One stretch of Prunus persica cultivar Lovell chromosome G1, Prunus_persica_NCBIv2, whole genome shotgun sequence DNA includes these proteins:
- the LOC18792858 gene encoding BRASSINOSTEROID INSENSITIVE 1-associated receptor kinase 1, with translation MGCMFYLRINCAADEDPEVDFTQIRRPAADEDREVNFRQLRRYSLHELQVATDTFSHKNILGRGGFGTVYKGRLADGTLVAVKRLKAEKTQGEELQFQTEVGLITMAVHRNLLRLRGFCMTQTERLLVYPYMANGSVASCLRDRTEAQPPLDWEKRKRIALGSARGLAYLHDHCDPKIIHRDVKAANILLDEEFEAVVGDFGLAKLMDYKDTHVTTAVRGTMGHIAPEYLSTGKSSEKTDVFGYGVMLLELVTGKTAFHLALLANNDDVLLFDWVKGLLKDRRLEAFVDPDLKGYYIDEEVEQLIQVALLCTQGSPGKRLKMSEVVQMLGGDGLAERWEAWQKEEMFDQDFNPIQHASTNWIMDSSSQIPPDVLSGPR, from the exons ATGGGGTGCATGTTTTACTTACGTATAAACTGTGCAGCGGACGAGGATCCAGAAGTCGATTTCACACAGATCAGAAGGCCTGCAGCGGACGAGGATCGAGAAGTCAATTTCCGACAGCTCAGAAGGTATTCTTTGCATGAGCTACAAGTCGCAACAGATACCTTTAGCCATAAAAATATTCTAGGTAGAGGTGGATTTGGTACGGTTTATAAAGGACGTTTAGCTGATGGGACTCTGGTGGCTGTAAAAAGACTCAAAGCAGAGAAAACACAAGGTGAGGAGCTACAGTTCCAAACAGAAGTTGGACTGATTACCATGGCTGTCCACCGCAATCTGCTTCGTCTGCGCGGATTTTGCATGACACAAACAGAAAGGCTGCTTGTATATCCTTATATGGCTAATGGAAGTGTAGCATCATGTTTAAGAG ATCGTACAGAAGCACAGCCTCCACTTGattgggaaaaaagaaaacgcaTCGCATTGGGATCTGCAAGAGGCCTTGCTTATTTACATGATCACTGTGATCCGAAAATTATTCACCGTGATGTGAAAGCTGCAAACATATTGTTAGATGAGGAATTCGAAGCAGTTGTTGGAGACTTTGGATTGGCCAAACTCATGGATTACAAGGATACACACGTTACCACAGCTGTACGTGGCACAATGGGTCATATAGCGCCGGAGTATCTCTCAACTGGAAAGTCATCAGAGAAAACTGATGTTTTTGGATATGGAGTCATGCTTCTTGAACTTGTCACTGGGAAGACGGCTTTTCATCTTGCTCTGCTTGCAAATAATGATGATGTCTTGTTATTTGATTGG gtCAAAGGACTATTGAAAGATCGGAGATTGGAAGCATTTGTTGATCCTGATCTAAAGGGTTACTATATTGACGAGGAGGTGGAGCAGCTGATCCAAGTAGCGCTACTCTGCACACAAGGCTCCCCAGGGAAACGGCTCAAGATGTCTGAGGTTGTCCAAATGCTTGGAGGTGATGGTTTGGCTGAAAGATGGGAGGCCTGGCAGAAAGAGGAGATGTTCGACCAAGACTTCAACCCTATTCAACATGCAAGTACGAATTGGATCATGGACTCTAGTTCTCAAATTCCACCCGATGTGTTGTCCGGTCCCAGGTGA
- the LOC109947676 gene encoding uncharacterized protein LOC109947676: protein MDERAGRRLDVRARLGPQGNVHQRLGPQGSQLNNHRHEDREERRSAVNSQRSALERLGPQGGQLDDPHNEDHEERRSVTHSRRTNSRRQATENLSQAQSTNTPTRQPRREGRPSEDNEEVSQYRGGRQRNRPAMCAEDVEKLVNDRLRDLKTGENFEDSLRKEMDQVSSTPFTLDIEQAAHPKRFSTPSFIHFKGDSDPESHLKHFKSVMILHQADDALMCKVFTITLRGAAQDWFHTLPSRSISSFKELAYVFTKEYTSYRTIKKNPDHLYNLRKKSDESLRDYIKRFKAEKANIVGCDDRIASSAFKKGLPAEHDLYRELTITPSQTLAEVYATAERYALWDDDRIAAKKSTKQEDQPTKRAGQKGDGFNNRNKDKRRSHPQGEATAGENYTKFTIPIHQILAQVKNKPWVRRPPPLKGDPDKRDTSKYSHLEELVREGHCTECIAKQAIQRIEDRDIAKEPPQKVIRINTILADSEESGLTSKEKKRKIKQATVISQVSTDLPLAGDDPMIDFRKKDLIGLDTPHNDALVISIQIAQAMVDRIHADEGSAANILQLAVIQQMGLETKINKLARSLTGFNGATAVTVGTINLDVYSPPVVSLQTFMVINEVSPYNGILGRPWIGKINVITSATHQKIRYPIPGGGVGQINSDKQWRGNQSKRQGQAEEIRPEVFPEEGWKPEEDVELIPLDPDQPDRKARIGSRLSPEEKVEFTTFLQSNKDMFAWSPSDMPGIDPKIICHRLHVNPACKPVVQKRRNFAPERVAIIEAEIDKLLVAGLIEEVSYSEWLANIVLVAKQEKGKWRVCVDYTDLNKACPKDNFPLPRIDQLVDSTSGNQLLSFMDAYSGYNQILMHEDDKAKTSFIIERDHIGNLAESFSLLRQYRMKLNPSKCTFGVSSGRFLGYLVTQRGIEAHPRQIKAILEMKSPSTVKEIQSLTGRAAALNRQVQTILQSFEERTKRQMGRGVRSSFPESEDLPHLTSSALKASPW from the exons ATGGACGAACGCGCCGGCAGACGACTCGACGTCCGTGCCCGCTTGGGCCCGCAGGGAAAtgtacatcaaaggctaggcccCCAAGGAAGTCAGCTAAACAACCATCGCCACGAGGATCGCGAAGAAAGGCGCTCAGCTGTCAACTCACAGAGAAGCGCTCTCGAAAGGCTAGGCCCCCAGGGAGGCCAGTTGGACGACCCTCACAATGAGGACCATGAGGAAAGACGCTCCGTTACTCACTCTCGGAGAACCAATTCTCGTCGACAAGCTACAGAGAATCTCTCGCAGGCGCAGTCCACCAACACTCCAACTAGGCAGCCCAGGCGAGAAGGTCGACCCTCGGAGGACAACGAGGAAGTCAGTCAATATCGTGGAGGTCGCCAACGTAACCGACCAGCAATGTGCGCAGAAGACGTTGAGAAACTCGTGAATGACCGACTTCGAGACTTGAAAACCGGAGAAAACTTCGAGGATTCACTACGTAAGGAGATGGACCAGGTGAGCTCTACGCCTTTCACCCTCGATATCGAGCAGGCCGCTCACCCGAAGCGATTCTCGACACCCTCATTCATACACTTCAAAGGGGATTCTGATCCCGAGAGCCACTtaaaacacttcaaaagtgTTATGATCCTCCACCAGGCTGACGACGCGCTAATGTGCAAGGTATTTACGATAACCTTGCGAGGAGCAGCccaagactggttccacaccCTACCATCCAGGTCAatcagcagcttcaaggagctagCTTACGTCTTCACCAAAGAATACACCTCTTACCGGacaatcaagaagaaccctgatCACCTGTACAACCTGCGCAAGAAGTCTGACGAATCccttcgagattacatcaagagatTCAAGGCAGAAAAGGCGAACATTGTAGGATGTGACGACCGAATCGCGTCCTCCGCTTTCAAGAAAGGTCTTCCAGCTGAGCACGACTTGTACCGCGAGCTGACTATCACTCCCAGCCAGACTCTGGCAGAGGTCTACGCGACTGCGGAACGCTACGCGCTCTGGGATGACGATCGAATTGCCGCAAAGAAGTCTACAAAGCAGGAAGATCAGCCAACTAAGCGGGCAGGCCAAAAAGGCGACGGATTCAACAACCGAAACAAAGACAAGCGCAGGTCGCACCCACAAGGGGAGGCTACGGCAGGAGAGAACTACACAAAGTTCACCatccccatacatcaaatCTTAGCCCAAGTGAAGAACAAACCTTGGGTAAGAAGACCACCGCCCTTGAAGGGAGATCCGGACAAGAGGGACACTAGCAAATACT CGCATCTTGAGGAACTCGTGAGAGAAGGCCACTGCACTGAATGCATTGCGAAGCAGGCCATCCAACGGATTGAAGATCGAGACATCGCCAAAGAGCCGCCtcagaaggtcataaggattaacacaatcctagccgaCTCTGAGGAGTCTGGGCTGACcagcaaggaaaagaagaggaagatcaaacaggcCACTGTGATCTCCCAAGTCTCGACCGACCTTCCACTAGCAGGAGACGATCCTATGATCGACTTCCGAAAGAAAGATCTGATTGGCCTCGACACGCCGCATAACGACGCCCttgtcatcagcattcaaatcgCTCAGGCCATGGTCGACCGAATCCATGCAGATGAGGGCAGCGCAGCCAATATCCTACAACTGGCGGTCATCCAACAGATGGGCTTGGAGACAAAGATCAACAAGTTAGCCAGATCGCTGACTGGCTTTAATGGTGCAACAGCGGTTACCGTGGGCACGATAAACCTCGACGTCTACTCCCCACCTGTGGTCAGCTTGCAAACATTCATGGTCATCAATGAGGTCTCACCCTACAACGGCATCCTAGGCAGACCATGGATTGGCAAGATCAATGTCATCACCTCCGCCACGCATCAGAAAATTCGGTACCCAATCCCTGGGGGCGGTGTCGGCCAAATCAACAGCGATAAGCAATGGCGAGGAAAT CAATCAAAGCGTCAGGGCCAAGCTGAGGAAATCCGTCCAGAGGTCTTTCCGGAAGAAGGATGGAAACCCGAGGAGGACGTCGAGTTAATACCCTTGGATCCTGACCAGCCAGACAGGAAAGCGCGGATCGGCTCGCGCTTAAGCCCAGAAGAGAAGGTGGAGTTTACCACATTCCTCCAGAgcaacaaagacatgttcgcATGGTCGCCATCagacatgcctggcatcgaCCCAAAAATCATCTGTCATCGACTCCACGTCAACCCCGCGTGCAAGCCAGTGGTGCAGAAGAGACGCAACTTCGCACCCGAGCGAGTCGCTATCATCGAAGCCGAGATTGACAAACTCCTAGTTGCCGGCTTGATCGAAGAGGTCTCCTACTCAGAATGGCTTGCCAACATTGTCTtggtggcaaaacaagaaaagggcaaatggagAGTTTGCGTCGACTACACAGAcctcaacaaggcatgccctaaagacaacttcccaTTGCCGAGAATCGACCAACTCGTGGATTCCACTTCTGGCAATcagctgctcagcttcatggacgcctactccGGCTATAACCAAATCCTGATGCACGAGGATGACAAGGCGAAAacttctttcatcatcgagagag ATCACATTGGAAATCTTGCTGAGTCATTCAGTTTGCTCCGCCAGTATCGCATGAAGTTGAATCCAAGTAAATGCACGTTTGGTGTATCCTCCGGCCGATTCTTAGGATACCTAGTCACGCAACGAGGTATCGAGGCACACCCACGTCAAATCAAAGCCATTCTCGAGATGAAATCGCCCTCCACggtgaaggaaatacaaagccTGACGGGCAGAGCAGCGGCCCTCAACCGACAAGTGCagaccattcttcaaagctttgaagaaaggacaaagaGACAAATGGGACGAGgagtgcgaagtagctttcCAGAGTCTGAAGACTTACCTCACCTCACCTCCTCTGCTCTCAAAGCCAGTCCCTGGTGA